One part of the Musa acuminata AAA Group cultivar baxijiao chromosome BXJ1-5, Cavendish_Baxijiao_AAA, whole genome shotgun sequence genome encodes these proteins:
- the LOC135673524 gene encoding dolichol-phosphate mannosyltransferase subunit 1-like — translation MAKLEEIETEEHQKAIIISKRKRTKKKYSIIIPTYNERLNIALVIYLVFKHLQDIDFEVVIVDDGSPDGTQDIIKQLQNVYGDDLILLRARPKKLGLGTAYYHGLKHASGDFIIIMDADLSHHPKYLPNFIRKQMETGASIVTGTRYVRNGGVHGWNLVRKLTSRGANVLAQTLLWPGVSDLTGSFRLYERTAFEDVVSSCVSKGYVFQMEMIVRASRKGYHIEAVPITFVDRVYGSSKLGGSEIVEYLKGLFYLLFTT, via the exons ATGGCAAAGTTGGAGGAGATAGAGACAGAGGAGCACCAGAAGGCAATAATAATAagcaagaggaagaggacgaagaaGAAGTACAGCATCATCATCCCAACATACAATGAGCGTCTTAACATTGCCCTTGTCATCTACCTTGTCTTCAAACATCTCCA GGATATTGATTTTGAAGTCGTTATAGTGGATGATGGAAGTCCTGATGGCACTCAAGATATCATAAAACAACTACAGAATGTGTATGGGGATGATCTCATT CTGTTACGAGCAAGGCCAAAGAAGCTTGGTCTAG GAACTGCTTATTATCATGGCCTTAAGCATGCATCTGGAGATTTCATAATAATCATGGATGCTGATCTGTCCCACCAT CCAAAATATTTGCCAAACTTCATCAG GAAGCAGATGGAAACTGGTGCAAGTATAGTTACCGGAACCCGCTATGTTCGAAATGGTGGCGTACATGGATGGAACCTTGTGCGTAAACTGACAAGTAGGGGGGCAAATGTACTTGCACAGACACTTCTATGGCCAGGCGTTTCAGATCTGACTGGATCTTTTAG GCTTTACGAGAGGACAGCTTTTGAAGATGTTGTAAGCTCATGTGTCAGCAAAGGGTATGTTTTTCAGATGGAAATGATTGTTAGAGCCAGCAGGAAGGGTTATCATATTGAAGCG GTTCCAATAACTTTTGTTGACAGGGTTTATGGAAGTTCAAAACTTGGTGGATCTGAAATAGTTGAATACCTTAAAGGCCTTTTTTACCTGTTGTTCACAACTTAA
- the LOC135673522 gene encoding uncharacterized protein LOC135673522 encodes MNLESDNFTRCGRHPTQFFTGFCSSCLVERLSNVGAAEESLEAPCSTQSEIVEVLDVIPDVKKKSGEIRVRRTLQYLFQLDDGFSVDSNKDVATDDHVPSASSAIECEISSCGENHFKGDNSKLSSCKGTKVMETNANTAEEIKISAHIAKEINNIEDKKLKDQDTTFWLSSLLAKKRFIWRTRSISKKDKLQDDKLSNASDDIQLESPPKSRYSCDWRACHDLNKSSWDPPRHSWDGSMVSRALACSFACLEERENDLRTKGNCPGEKMSENPVQATDDIDRGKVTNVPMSGEKPISSDGSLETLFVERLYEESQPGKSVARIRGKKSRGWSKVWDWSITSSFKDFVKKHDHSLQRSASETWQGRKNNSVESMEIDGALQFNGNRHGSIEGNHYLHRGINFANGDLRNLKPEWQMRSQFKFGRSRSVHYSSPGNLDNGLLRFYLTPLRSSRRCTSRGRTKSSHHIGKGVFGLY; translated from the coding sequence ATGAACCTGGAAAGTGACAACTTTACCAGGTGTGGGAGACATCCAACTCAATTTTTCACTGGTTTCTGTTCTTCTTGCTTGGTTGAGAGGTTATCAAATGTTGGCGCAGCCGAAGAGAGCCTGGAGGCACCTTGCAGCACACAGAGTGAAATAGTTGAGGTCCTCGATGTAATTCCGGATGTTAAGAAGAAGTCTGGTGAGATCAGAGTAAGAAGGACTCTTCAATACTTGTTTCAACTGGATGATGGTTTCAGTGTTGACAGCAACAAAGATGTTGCAACAGACGATCATGTGCCGTCGGCCTCAAGTGCAATTGAATGTGAAATTAGTTCCTGTGGTGAAAACCATTTCAAGGGTGATAACAGCAAACTCAGCTCCTGTAAAGGAACTAAGGTGATGGAAACTAATGCTAATACTGCTGAGGAGATTAAGATCAGTGCTCATATTGCCAAAGAGATCAATAACATTGAAGACAAGAAGTTGAAGGACCAAGATACGACATTTTGGTTGAGTTCGTTGTTGGCGAAGAAAAGATTTATATGGAGGACGAGGAGCATTTCAAAGAAGGACAAACTGCAGGACGATAAGTTGAGTAATGCATCTGATGATATACAGTTGGAAAGCCCTCCTAAATCACGATATTCTTGTGACTGGAGGGCATGCCATGATTTAAACAAGAGTTCCTGGGATCCTCCTAGACATTCATGGGATGGTTCGATGGTTAGCAGAGCGCTAGCATGCTCATTTGCCTGCCTTGAAGAACGAGAAAATGATCTAAGGACCAAAGGAAACTGTCCTGGTGAAAAAATGTCCGAAAATCCTGTTCAGGCTACAGATGACATTGACAGAGGCAAAGTTACTAATGTGCCCATGTCTGGTGAGAAACCTATTTCATCTGATGGCAGCTTAGAGACACTTTTTGTAGAAAGGCTTTATGAAGAGTCTCAACCAGGTAAATCTGTGGCAAGAATCAGAGGAAAAAAGTCACGTGGATGGAGTAAGGTGTGGGACTGGAGTATAACTAGCTCTTTCAAAGACTTCGTGAAAAAACATGATCACAGTCTGCAGAGATCTGCATCAGAGACTTGGCAAGGACGCAAGAATAACAGTGTGGAAAGCATGGAAATTGATGGTGCATTACAATTCAATGGTAATCGTCATGGTTCTATTGAAGGAAATCATTATCTACACCGAGGTATTAATTTTGCTAATGGTGATTTGAGGAACCTGAAGCCTGAATGGCAAATGAGAAGTCAATTCAAGTTTGGTCGAAGCCGAAGCGTTCATTATTCCTCCCCAGGGAACTTAGATAATGGACTTCTGCGCTTCTATCTGACCCCTTTGAGAAGCAGCAGAAGATGTACAAGTAGGGGTAGGACAAAAAGCTCGCACCATATTGGAAAAGGTGTTTTTGGGTTATATTAA